The window CGGGCAAGTCGAGTTTGAGGTTGCCCGTCCAAATTTCGACGGCGTCGATACCGACGGATGTCATACTGTAAGGGTACAAGTCAGGCTACAAGATATTGTCGTTCGTGGTTTCGACGATTGACGTTCACGTTAAGGAACTAGGAACGTTATTTCGACCATTGATTACACTCTGTAGCGAGTTTCGAACCAAAAGGAGGTGGTCGGACAATGATCAATCCTCTTCCGATATTAACCGTTGGGTGTAAACGGATAATTCGTCATGATTATGGCTGGCTTCGTAAAGCACGTAGATTGTCTCTCCGTCAGATTCTACGTCGATAGTGGTTGTCGTTGTTTCACGACCTTCAGTGTCGAATGTCAGCGAGTCGATCTCGCTTTCTTCACTATTGAATATAACAACATTAATTTCGCCACTTGATTGGTGTATGCTCGCATCTATGTCTAACTCCAATGTGTACGTACCTTGATTCACATCGTCAGTTGCAGTGCCGATTTTGAAGGGGTTATTTTCGGACGTGAACGTTGCAGGGCTATTGTCTGCGGTTTGTATATTCACGAAGCTTTCCAGTGTGCCTGCTGGATCATCATCGAATGGTGGAATGTCCGAATCTCCGCCTTCGCCGTCTCTGTACCTGTTGGGGACAAATTCAGTTTGAGGGACAACCGAAACGGTGACCGTTTCATCATCTACCTCGGGTGATTCTGACGAAATAGTGATCGTCACTTCATCCTCTGAGTCTGTTTCTGCAGCCTCGTAAACGGTTTGCACTATCCCGTTCTCACTACTCGTATCCGTTTCAGAACTCAAGGTACCGTCACCATTTGTTGTGAACGTCACCGTCTCACCCTCGTAGTTATCTCCGAATTGATCGACGATTTCTGCTGTAATGGTCGTCGTTTGGCCTGGGGATATCGGGTCATCACTAGCACCGGCGTTTTCGATCGCTGTTGCTGTCGGTTCGTCAGTAACTGTCACTGTTGCTGCATCGCTATCTAAAGCGTTTGATCGACCTTCCTCATATAGAATCGCGGTCAGCGTTTCACCAGAATTGAACTCATCATGGTCAAGGTCAACCGTATACAATCCGTCTTCTTCGACAGTTTTCGAGCCGATTTCGTATCCACTCGAGTTTTCGATTACGATCGTCGCATCACCGTTCTCAGTATTGGAGAACCAGACGTCTTCGACCTCAACAGCACCCTCTGGCGGGATTGTCTGGTCGTTGAAGGTTAGTGCGCCATCCGGCTCTCTGCTGATCGTTAGCACAATTGTGTCGCCATCGCTCCCGCTCGAGGTGTACACTTTGACGCTATCACCGTCTTCCGCGTCGTCGTCGACGGTAAACGTAGTGGTATTCGTGCCGGCAGAATCAGTCCATCCCGTATTCGGGGAAACGGTTCCAACGCTGGTGTCGTTGACGGAGAACTCGACCCTGGCACCATCTGCAACGTCGTCAGTTTCCATCGTCAGGTCGATTTCGTTTCCGGTCACGACACAGGTGTTTGCGCTACACTCCTCGTCGTCCACACCCGATTGACCCGATGGATCCTGCCAATCGACCCAATACGCTGGCGTCGCGCCGTCGCCCTCTCCACCACTTCCACTGCCAGCCCTCACCTCGAATTCGATATCGACATCCGAGCCATCGATCGATAATTCCACGGTATCGCCTGTCTCGAGTTCGCCGATACGCACCTGTCCGTTACTCCCGGTTGACGTCGATCTGAGGTCGCCATCCCCTTCATTCGTAATTTCGACGTTCCGAACGGGGTTGTTGAACGTATCCCGGACTTCGACGATTGTTGTTGGTGCGAACTCGTCGACGACGGTCATGTAGGACACGCGATCGACGGCGTCCGCTCGAGTCGCATCACCGATTCCGACTTCGGCCATCCGGAGCGAATACGATTGATTCACCAACTGAAACCGGATTGCTGGCTGCTCGGACGTCCCGGCTTCCTCGATACTATCCTCGAGTACCGCATCTGACTCTCGAAGACTAGCGTTCCAGGCTTCGAAATTCGACGTCGGCAGCGTCATCGTAATTGGGTTGTCGTCCTCGACTTGAGCGACGCTCACCGTATTCGATGACGTACTGAACGCCCGCGTTTGCACTGAAACGGTCGAGCTGCTCGAGGTCGACAGATTCCCCGTCATCGTCACGATCGTGATCTCGTCGCCATCGATCACGATCTGATTGTCAATCGGGATGGTCGCATTGTTCGGATGGTGGTTGTACAGCAATCCGTGCTCGAAAACGGTCGTCGGAGCATTTCGATACTCGTTGTACCCTGGCGTGTACGTGAGTCCGTAGGTTTCACGCGCCCAGTTCTCGATCGGTACCTCGTCGCCATCAATCGAGGTCGCGTTCTCGATGACGATTTCACCGAGGGGTTCAGAGGCCAGGGTTCCCGATGACGGTGGGGGGTTGACCGTCATCGTTCGGGATGGATAGTTCGTGCCGAGGCTGACCGAATCGGCTCCACCACTCCCACCACCGGGAACGGAGACGATCGTATTTCGAAGCTCCTGAAGCTGACTCTGGGTCTGCTGGTTGTGCTCGTACTCAACCGCCTGATTCTCGTCGGGGACGACGTTCACCTGATACAACGCGAGCGCCGTCACGACGATTCCGAGGAGGAGCACGGCTCCGATTACTGCGGAGACAGCGCGCTCGTCACCCCGGTCTATCATACGGAGTGATAGTCCTGATAACGTAAACGCTTATTGGCTCGAGGCCCCGCTCGAGCCGTCCAAAAGAGCCTCCTCTGGTTACTCGTCTTCCTCGACGACTTCCGGATCGCTCATCGCGCTCTGGAGGCTGTCGAGGCCGTTGATCCACTCCGTGACGAGGCCGTACTCGAGTTCCTCGGCGATCGTCATATCCAGCGTTTCGCCGTCGAAAATCAGCGTCCCCGCCTGGGCCGCATAGCCGAGCGCGGCGTCCAGATCTTCCTCGGCCTCGGCGTCGGCCGCGGCACCGATGTAATCCATAACGCTCGCTTCCTCGGCCGGGCCGCTCGCGACATACTCCTCGGCGGCGATGAACACACAGACCAGACTCGTCTGGACGCCGTCGACGAGCATGCGCGTCTCCTCGTCGTCGATGTCGACCTCCGAGAGGACGATCTCGCGCACGTCGGCGATCTCCTCGAGGGCCTGTTCCTGCTCGAGTTCGCCGTCTTCGTAGGCGGCGACGATTTTGGCCACGGCGATCGCGGTATCGTCCTGCAGGTTCAACAGTAAGCGCGCGGACGATTCGTCCTCCGGATCGATCTCTTCGTCGTCCAGGCGGTCGATCCAGTTCTGCCAGCGTTCTGCGGAATAGAACTCTGCCGGGGGATTGCTCATACTCTCACCTACACCGGCCGCTTGAAATGCCTTTCTCTACACCTCGCCCGTGAAGTCGCCACCCTATATTCGGCCCTAAAAACGGAACAGGACGGTCACGCATCGCGCTCGAGCGTCGCCTCCGTGTCGATCCCGTACACCACCTCGGGCGTTTCGACGTGAGCCGTTCGAACGGCCCCCTCGTACCCCTGCTCGAGCAGCCAGGCGACCCGTCGCGGGACGGTTTTCGGGCCGAGGACGGCACCCGGTCGGTCGGGATCGTCGACGAAATCGGTCTCCATCAAGAACGGCTCGCCACGCTCGGCGGCGACCTCGAGGCGGTCTTTCTCGCTCATGACGCTCGGGGTGATCCCCTCGAGACGGCCACCGGCGTAGTGTTTGACGACCCTGTGGGCGGGGAGCCCAGCGTCTTCGGCCCACTCGGCGACCTCGGTGAAGTCCGAACTGGCTTCGGCGTGGAGCTGGACGGCACACTCCAGGTCGGCCCCCAGTTCGAACGCGTGTCGCATGACGGCGTTCGAGGCGTCCCAGACGTCGTCGCTGACGTCGTAGTGGGGCCGACCGGATTTCAGGCCGAGCGCCTCGCCGTCGCGGACGTACTCGGCGGCGACCTCGAGGCCACTCTGCATAATCTCGGCAGCCTCCTGGGGCGACAGGCCGCGTTCGTCGACCAGTCGCGAGACCATTCCGGGGTGGACGCCGAGTACCGGCCAGGCGCGACCATAGAGGCGGTCGCTCGCCTCGGAAACGATCTCGATGGTTCGCTCGAAGACTGAACGAAAGTCCTCGCCGGCGTCGGCCTCGACGCCCAGGTGCCACGACGGTTTGTTGATCACGATCAGGTGCGTTCCGCCCATCCGGGCGAAATCGTCGACGGCTTCGAGCCCTCGCCCATGATCCGGATCGAGGTGGAGGTGGTTGTCGAGTACTGGCGTCTCAGCATCGATCATGGTCGGAGGGTTGGGAGCCAGGTCGGAAAAGCCATCGACTTGTGATCGCGTCCAATGCGGTGAACCGCGACCTACCCCTCGGCGGTATCACGAGACGTCGACTCCCCCTCGAGCGTGATCGCCATGTCGGCGGCGTTCTGGAGGGCGTCGGAACGTCCGTGCGCGCCGGGGGCGATGGCGACCGTCCGGATCCCTTCGACACCGGCGTACTCGAGAACGGGCTTGAAATCGGTGTCCCGGGAGGCGATGACGAGTTCGTCGATCCGTCCGTCGGCAACACACGCGGTGGCATCGACGGCGAGTTTGACGTCGACGTCCCCGCTCGTGATCACAACTTCGAACCCGCGGGCTTCGGCTGCCTGGATGAGTCCTGGCGTGGCGTGTTCGTCCAGATACAGCCGGATGACGCCGACCCGGCCGCGCTCGAGCACCGCTTCCCGGAGGTCGTCGAGATCGACGTCGAACTCGTTGCGAAAGACGTTCGGCCCGTCGACGAACAGGCCAATGCTGTCCGTCGACGGCGTTTCCCGCAGCCGATTTCGGACGGATTCAAACATAGGGGTGGATAGTTAGCCCGCTGCAATAGGTGTACCGAACCGCGGAATCGACGAAAAAGCGGCCTCGACGGTTCGGTTCCCACTGACTGAACACGGGTTCGCTCGAGATGGAGTATTACGATATGATGATAATTCAACGTACACTTTCATATCTTGTTGTCTATCGACTAATAAATTGTGCAGAGTTTAGTAATGGTTTAATATGTGTTTGTGGATGAGTTACACGAACCATGTCAGACAATGACAACTACGGGTTCGATCGACGATCGGTGCTGAAAGGAGCAAGCGCACTTGGTGCATTTTTCGGACTTGGTGGCGTTGTGACGGCCACACCCGGACGGAATCCGGGTCCAAAAGAGGACGAAATCGTCGTTGGTCTCGGCGTCAGCGTAGCCGATGCGGAGGCAACGCTCACACCGGCACTTCCGGAACAAGCCGAGATCGTCCACCGCAACGAGACACTCGGCTACGTCGCCGTCAAACTTCCAGAACAGGCGTCGGCGCAAGCTAGAGAGAACGTCAAGAACCGCGTCGAGGCCGTCCAGGGTGTGGAGTACGCCGAGGACAACGCCACT of the Natronosalvus vescus genome contains:
- a CDS encoding DUF2150 family protein, with the protein product MSNPPAEFYSAERWQNWIDRLDDEEIDPEDESSARLLLNLQDDTAIAVAKIVAAYEDGELEQEQALEEIADVREIVLSEVDIDDEETRMLVDGVQTSLVCVFIAAEEYVASGPAEEASVMDYIGAAADAEAEEDLDAALGYAAQAGTLIFDGETLDMTIAEELEYGLVTEWINGLDSLQSAMSDPEVVEEDE
- a CDS encoding TatD family hydrolase; this translates as MIDAETPVLDNHLHLDPDHGRGLEAVDDFARMGGTHLIVINKPSWHLGVEADAGEDFRSVFERTIEIVSEASDRLYGRAWPVLGVHPGMVSRLVDERGLSPQEAAEIMQSGLEVAAEYVRDGEALGLKSGRPHYDVSDDVWDASNAVMRHAFELGADLECAVQLHAEASSDFTEVAEWAEDAGLPAHRVVKHYAGGRLEGITPSVMSEKDRLEVAAERGEPFLMETDFVDDPDRPGAVLGPKTVPRRVAWLLEQGYEGAVRTAHVETPEVVYGIDTEATLERDA
- a CDS encoding NYN domain-containing protein, whose amino-acid sequence is MFESVRNRLRETPSTDSIGLFVDGPNVFRNEFDVDLDDLREAVLERGRVGVIRLYLDEHATPGLIQAAEARGFEVVITSGDVDVKLAVDATACVADGRIDELVIASRDTDFKPVLEYAGVEGIRTVAIAPGAHGRSDALQNAADMAITLEGESTSRDTAEG